A stretch of the Alosa alosa isolate M-15738 ecotype Scorff River chromosome 16, AALO_Geno_1.1, whole genome shotgun sequence genome encodes the following:
- the LOC125309668 gene encoding gap junction delta-4 protein yields the protein MGSQSAYEAIVVTVNHNITVVGKLWLLIMVFLRVVILIFAGYPLYLDEQDRFVCNTIQPGCSNVCYDLFAPFSLFRFWLFQFTILCLPYVTFVAYIIHKVLSDYVVFSDTTSHKMKSIEIQQGSTQKGALRKASHIQAELSMLRNFNGAYILQLLLRIFLEAGFGAAHYYLFGFYIPKRFLCQQSPCTTTVDCYVSRPTEKTVMLNFMLGTTALSLLLNILDMICAIKRSVRQKSKRRMLVRNMYEEQQFYLSPAESHGAIDANVSTVEEMVASVANGSFRKRGMSRSSRDDGVSAHLEDPPCGRGTPLVPMLGPVNANSGENDYLTPTQGECPEREGSDVALCPTEQIGTPRPIRVSKRSRLKPPPPPRRDSVDVVTAATAVCTRRVGHYTLVEMSGPDMPSNSSDNQEKKSEWV from the exons ATGGGGAGCCAATCTGCATATGAAGCTATTGTTGTTACAGTCAACCACAACATCACTGTTGTAG GAAAATTATGGCTGCTCATTATGGTTTTCCTGCGTGTTGTCATCCTCATCTTTGCTGGATACCCACTCTATCTGGATGAGCAGGACAGATTTGTTTGCAACACAATTCAAccaggctgctcaaatgtgTGTTATGATCTTTTtgctccattctctctcttccgtTTCTGGCTGTTTCAGTTTACCATCCTCTGTCTGCCATATGTGACATTTGTTGCCTACATCATTCACAAAGTGCTATCAGATTATGTTGTTTTCTCTGACACTACTTCACACAAGATGAAATCCATTGAAATCCAGCAGGGATCTACCCAGAAAGGAGCCCTGCGCAAGGCAAGTCACATTCAAGCAGAGCTCAGCATGTTGAGGAACTTCAATGGAGCTTACATCCTCCAGCTGCTCCTGCGGATTTTTTTGGAGGCAGGATTTGGGGCAGCCCACTACTATCTATTCGGTTTTTACATTCCCAAGCGCTTCTTGTGCCAGCAATCACCTTGTACAACTACAGTGGACTGCTATGTCTCCAGACCCACAGAGAAAACTGTCATGCTGAACTTCATGTTGGGGACAACTGCCCTTTCCCTTCTTCtcaatattttggacatgatCTGTGCCATTAAGCGCTCAGTGAGGCAGAAGTCCAAAAGGAGGATGCTAGTGCGGAATATGTATGAGGAGCAGCAGTTTTACCTCTCACCGGCAGAAAGCCACGGAGCCATTGATGCTAATGTGTCCACAGTGGAGGAAATGGTGGCTTCAGTAGCAAATGGAAGTTTCAGGAAAAGAGGGATGAGTAGGTCCAGCAGGGATGATGGTGTGTCAGCACATCTGGAGGATCCTCCTTGTGGTCGAGGAACACCTCTTGTTCCCATGCTGGGTCCTGTGAATGCTAACAGTGGGGAAAATGACTACCTAACACCCACTCAGGGAGAATGCcctgagagagagggcagtGATGTGGCACTGTGTCCTACAGAGCAAATTGGTACGCCCAGGCCCATCCGGGTCAGTAAACGGAGCCGTCTTaaaccacccccaccacccagaCGGGATTCTGTCGATGTGGTAACAGCAGCTACTGCAGTCTGTACCAGAAGAGTAGGACACTACACATTGGTAGAGATGAGTGGCCCCGACATGCCCTCAAACAGTAGTGACAACCAGGAGAAGAAGTCGGAGTGGGTCTGA